One segment of Arthrobacter sp. MMS18-M83 DNA contains the following:
- a CDS encoding cadmium resistance transporter, with translation MPQTVVSGAMENLGGTVLTAAGAFAATNLDDLLVLSVLFLSARTRRVPGYWRIWVGQYIGIGILTVVAAAAAWALTPVPVEWVGLLGLVPLVLGCYALFQVARPSGDPPKPRSLTLPVVVAVTVANGGDNISVYIPLFRSLGPAAMVTTGLTFGVMVAVWCAAGYWLTAHPKVGALCRRAGNWVIPVVYIALGGTIIVRSGVFALLFQG, from the coding sequence GTGCCTCAGACGGTAGTCTCGGGAGCGATGGAAAATCTCGGCGGCACCGTACTGACAGCGGCTGGAGCGTTTGCCGCGACAAACCTTGATGACCTCCTGGTTTTGTCGGTTCTCTTCCTGTCAGCCAGGACGCGGAGGGTGCCTGGATACTGGAGAATCTGGGTAGGCCAGTACATCGGCATCGGAATACTGACGGTCGTGGCGGCTGCGGCAGCCTGGGCGCTCACTCCTGTCCCGGTGGAATGGGTGGGTCTCCTCGGCTTGGTGCCGCTTGTTTTGGGCTGCTACGCCCTGTTCCAGGTTGCCCGCCCGTCCGGAGATCCACCGAAGCCCCGGTCACTGACGCTGCCCGTGGTTGTCGCTGTGACTGTAGCCAACGGTGGAGACAACATTTCCGTGTACATACCGCTATTTCGCTCGCTGGGGCCCGCTGCTATGGTCACGACAGGACTGACTTTCGGGGTGATGGTGGCGGTGTGGTGTGCCGCCGGCTATTGGCTGACGGCACACCCGAAGGTCGGTGCCCTCTGCCGCCGGGCCGGGAACTGGGTCATCCCAGTGGTGTACATCGCTCTCGGGGGCACCATCATTGTCCGCTCCGGAGTCTTTGCGTTGCTGTTCCAGGGATAA
- a CDS encoding Y-family DNA polymerase has protein sequence MMLVRVETPVRALVTWFPDWPLVAARLADALPPDMPAAVIGKGVIAACSAEARAEGVVRGLRLREAQTRCTGLVVCVVDPVRDAREFEPVLSSLEERTPGVEVLRPGLCAIRARGAARYYGSEEAAAGAVLESADRLGVEARVGIADSVFAAEQAARSTSELSPFLCCSQAHPGIS, from the coding sequence ATGATGCTGGTACGGGTTGAAACACCGGTACGCGCGCTGGTGACATGGTTCCCGGATTGGCCGCTTGTCGCCGCCCGCTTGGCAGATGCCCTGCCCCCGGACATGCCGGCGGCAGTCATCGGCAAAGGGGTGATAGCTGCCTGCTCCGCGGAAGCCCGGGCAGAAGGAGTCGTCCGGGGCTTGCGGCTGCGGGAAGCGCAGACCCGTTGTACCGGCTTAGTGGTATGCGTTGTTGATCCGGTGCGGGATGCACGGGAATTCGAACCTGTGCTTTCCTCGCTTGAGGAACGGACTCCTGGCGTGGAAGTACTCCGACCGGGCTTATGCGCTATCCGGGCCCGGGGGGCCGCCAGATATTACGGCAGTGAGGAAGCGGCCGCCGGCGCCGTACTTGAATCGGCCGACCGCCTCGGCGTGGAGGCCAGGGTGGGGATCGCAGACTCCGTGTTTGCCGCCGAACAGGCAGCCCGGAGCACCAGCGAGCTCTCCCCCTTCTTGTGCTGCAGCCAGGCTCATCCCGGGATTTCCTGA